The Deinococcus proteolyticus MRP genome includes a window with the following:
- a CDS encoding GGDEF domain-containing protein yields MEAVPRVYHPHDEKRRQWFRGLAASAVILNLQVGVLSWLDGDHFQGGLGGFTAAVMALTWWLNRRPDVKVNFVHWLGIGALVFRLLGDMAQTTWLGGPPGILLTLELIILSALMPSMLPLRIATGFPAVLFGLYLAIDVVSGQFDLFKVLLVGITLLVLRFSVIYSHYVLEEQWQNLRLQGQLATDTLTGAASRRSTEEQLQALVAQPDAYGLVLMVDIDHFKEVNDQLGHEAGDRVLRHVAQSLIQAVRRTDLVGRWGGEEFVVLLPYTQPQNQSQHLEQLLRAVQQPSSDGLPGVTISIGAASLTEAHTPAQILRLADQRLYQAKMLGRNCYVPAPSL; encoded by the coding sequence ATGGAAGCTGTGCCCCGCGTTTATCATCCCCACGATGAAAAGCGCCGCCAGTGGTTCCGGGGGCTGGCCGCTAGCGCGGTGATACTCAATCTGCAGGTCGGTGTCCTGTCCTGGCTGGATGGTGACCACTTCCAGGGAGGACTGGGGGGGTTCACCGCTGCGGTCATGGCCCTCACCTGGTGGCTGAACCGTCGTCCCGACGTCAAGGTCAATTTCGTCCATTGGCTGGGCATCGGCGCGCTGGTTTTCCGGCTGCTGGGCGATATGGCACAGACCACCTGGCTGGGCGGTCCCCCCGGCATTCTGCTGACCCTGGAACTGATTATCCTGAGCGCCCTGATGCCCAGCATGCTGCCGCTGCGCATCGCTACTGGTTTCCCGGCCGTGCTGTTCGGGCTGTATCTCGCCATTGACGTGGTTTCGGGACAGTTCGACCTTTTCAAAGTGTTGCTGGTAGGCATCACGCTGCTGGTTCTGCGCTTCAGCGTCATTTACAGCCACTACGTGCTGGAAGAACAGTGGCAGAACCTGCGCCTTCAGGGCCAGCTCGCCACCGACACCCTGACGGGAGCCGCCAGCCGGCGGAGCACCGAGGAGCAGTTGCAGGCTCTGGTGGCGCAGCCCGACGCCTACGGCCTGGTTCTGATGGTCGACATCGACCATTTCAAGGAGGTCAACGATCAGCTCGGCCACGAGGCCGGTGACCGGGTCCTGCGCCACGTCGCCCAGAGCCTGATTCAAGCGGTGCGCAGAACTGATCTGGTGGGGCGCTGGGGCGGCGAGGAATTTGTGGTGCTGCTGCCCTACACGCAGCCGCAGAACCAGTCGCAGCACTTGGAGCAGCTGCTCAGGGCAGTGCAGCAGCCAAGCTCAGACGGCCTGCCCGGAGTGACCATCAGCATCGGGGCAGCCTCGCTGACCGAAGCGCACACTCCAGCGCAAATTCTGCGTCTGGCAGACCAGCGGCTTTATCAGGCCAAGATGCTGGGGCGCAACTGTTATGTGCCCGCGCCATCCCTCTGA
- a CDS encoding hemolysin family protein, with the protein MSGALTYLVPLLVILALVVLNGLFVTAEFSLVGSRRSRMAALAESGNGSARQMLEVFDRPMGKDRYVAVAQLGITLASIGLGMYGEQQVASWLYHPLEEGGLSYAAAHTMGTVISLSLITFMHVVFGEMIPKALALQTPEQVSLRIYPLMRTFSLIFRPLVSLLNWIAVGLMHLLGIKDPGDDASLYTSKELSILTEESTEGGQLAEGQRDLIQNIFALEERTAEELMTPRTRIEAIDVTTSFQDISDLIVRSPRSRYPVYDGSLDQVVGVLLAKDFIRARVRGHVPPLPQLVRRLASVSATASAEDLLALFKRERMHAALVVDEYGGTMGLVTMDDLIADVIEDEDPLLSDWIRVQSDGSLLLDGEVTLSELREDHSIDIESEEATTIAGVLLAEHGTLPSVGTSVSLPGYDLSAEEVQGLKITRVLLRPRPEGGPATVEMQV; encoded by the coding sequence GTGAGCGGCGCCCTAACGTATCTGGTGCCGCTGCTGGTCATTCTGGCGCTGGTGGTGTTGAACGGCCTGTTCGTGACGGCGGAATTCTCGCTGGTGGGGTCGCGGCGCAGCCGGATGGCAGCGCTGGCCGAGTCCGGCAACGGGTCTGCCCGGCAAATGTTGGAAGTGTTCGACCGCCCCATGGGCAAGGACCGCTACGTGGCGGTGGCGCAGCTGGGCATTACGCTGGCCTCCATCGGGCTGGGGATGTACGGCGAGCAGCAGGTGGCCAGCTGGCTGTATCACCCGCTGGAAGAAGGTGGGCTGAGCTACGCGGCGGCGCACACCATGGGCACGGTCATCAGCCTGAGCCTGATTACCTTTATGCATGTGGTGTTCGGGGAGATGATTCCCAAAGCGCTGGCCCTGCAGACGCCCGAACAGGTCAGCCTGCGCATCTACCCGCTGATGCGGACCTTTTCGCTGATCTTCCGGCCCCTGGTCAGCCTGCTGAACTGGATTGCCGTGGGTCTGATGCACCTGCTGGGCATCAAGGACCCGGGCGACGACGCTTCGCTGTACACCTCCAAGGAGCTCTCTATCCTGACCGAGGAAAGCACCGAAGGCGGGCAGCTGGCAGAAGGGCAGCGCGACCTGATCCAGAACATCTTCGCGCTGGAGGAACGCACTGCTGAAGAACTGATGACCCCGCGCACCCGTATCGAGGCGATTGACGTGACCACCAGTTTCCAGGACATCAGTGACCTGATCGTGCGCTCGCCGCGCAGCCGCTATCCGGTGTACGACGGCAGCTTGGACCAGGTGGTGGGTGTGCTGCTGGCCAAAGATTTTATCCGGGCGCGGGTGCGCGGACATGTGCCGCCATTGCCGCAGCTGGTCCGCCGTCTGGCCAGTGTCTCAGCCACGGCGTCGGCAGAAGACCTGCTGGCCCTGTTCAAGCGTGAACGTATGCACGCTGCGCTGGTGGTTGACGAATACGGCGGCACCATGGGCCTGGTGACCATGGACGACCTGATTGCGGATGTCATCGAAGATGAAGACCCGCTGCTCAGCGACTGGATCCGGGTCCAGAGTGACGGCTCCTTGCTGCTGGACGGTGAAGTGACCCTGTCCGAACTGCGCGAAGATCACAGTATTGATATTGAGAGTGAAGAGGCGACCACCATTGCCGGCGTGCTGCTGGCCGAACACGGGACGCTACCCAGTGTGGGGACTTCGGTCAGCTTGCCCGGCTATGACCTGAGCGCCGAGGAGGTGCAGGGACTGAAGATTACCCGTGTGCTGCTGCGGCCCCGGCCTGAGGGAGGCCCTGCAACGGTGGAAATGCAGGTTTGA
- a CDS encoding hemolysin family protein, which yields MTAAGVWAAAIPLLILLVMVAVNALYVAAEFATVASRRSRVQEMAESGDSAAADLSSILRDAQKLDTYVAGCQIGITLSSLLAGAFGQSQLSPLLTPYLGAFGGAAASAVAVLLLITVLQVVLGELLPKTVALRYPERLSLAVLRPMQLSLLLFRPLILLFNGAAFGVMRLLGLNVNHSHSHVHSPDELEGLFKASAAGGLIDAAERDMVAGVFSIEERVVREIMTPRIRMVSVRADIGVRAALRELAGTPYTRFPVVGESVDDLRGMVSLRRLYQMSEAAPDVPVSQVMTPPLVVADAMPVGDLWRKLSEMGRPNAVVVDEYGGVAGFVTLEDVLEEIFGEMQDEFDQEDELMTQNGTRITARGDVLLEVLNHRYGLELPAEDVDTVSGLMWSELGRLPAVDDQVAVGGLVMRVEAMDRRAVRRVSFDLPSPGPDTELLEVQP from the coding sequence ATGACTGCGGCCGGTGTGTGGGCGGCAGCGATTCCCCTGCTGATTCTGCTGGTCATGGTGGCTGTCAACGCGCTGTATGTGGCGGCCGAGTTCGCTACCGTCGCTTCCCGGCGCTCACGCGTGCAGGAAATGGCCGAAAGTGGTGACTCTGCTGCGGCCGACCTGAGCAGCATTTTGCGTGACGCGCAGAAACTGGATACCTATGTGGCGGGCTGCCAGATTGGGATTACGCTCAGCAGTCTGTTGGCCGGTGCTTTTGGTCAGTCGCAGCTGTCGCCTCTGCTGACCCCTTACCTGGGTGCTTTCGGGGGGGCAGCTGCATCGGCTGTCGCCGTGCTGCTGCTGATTACGGTTCTGCAGGTGGTACTGGGAGAGCTGCTCCCCAAGACGGTGGCCCTGCGCTACCCCGAGCGACTTTCTTTGGCTGTGCTGCGCCCCATGCAGCTGTCTTTGCTGCTGTTCCGACCCCTGATTCTGCTGTTCAACGGTGCGGCTTTCGGGGTCATGCGGCTGCTGGGCCTGAATGTGAACCACAGTCATTCCCACGTCCACTCGCCGGACGAGCTGGAAGGCCTGTTCAAGGCCAGCGCGGCCGGCGGTCTGATTGACGCGGCCGAGCGAGACATGGTGGCTGGGGTCTTCAGCATCGAAGAGCGGGTGGTGCGCGAAATCATGACGCCGCGCATCCGGATGGTGTCGGTGCGGGCAGACATAGGCGTGCGTGCCGCCCTACGTGAGCTGGCCGGGACGCCCTACACCCGCTTTCCGGTGGTCGGTGAATCGGTGGACGACCTGCGCGGCATGGTCTCCCTGCGGCGGCTCTATCAGATGTCCGAAGCGGCGCCGGATGTCCCGGTTTCTCAGGTGATGACCCCACCGCTGGTGGTGGCCGACGCCATGCCGGTGGGGGATCTGTGGCGCAAGCTGAGCGAAATGGGCCGGCCCAACGCCGTGGTGGTGGACGAGTACGGCGGTGTGGCCGGATTCGTCACCCTTGAAGACGTACTGGAAGAGATTTTCGGGGAAATGCAGGACGAATTTGACCAGGAAGACGAGCTGATGACACAAAACGGTACCCGCATCACCGCCCGGGGCGACGTGCTGCTGGAAGTGCTCAACCACCGCTACGGCTTGGAGCTGCCCGCTGAGGACGTGGATACGGTGAGCGGACTGATGTGGAGTGAGCTGGGCCGTCTGCCGGCTGTGGACGACCAGGTTGCAGTGGGCGGCCTGGTGATGCGGGTCGAGGCGATGGACCGCCGCGCTGTTCGCCGTGTCAGCTTCGATTTGCCCAGCCCCGGGCCAGACACTGAGCTGCTGGAGGTGCAGCCGTGA
- a CDS encoding DUF475 domain-containing protein — MKVFKEFFGFASLVTLVCLAVAAWDGYTRGGGLDAMWQALAIAVLLGVLEISLSFDNAVVNATVLRTMSQKWQQRFLTWGILIAVFGMRFIFPILIVALSAGLGFGEVVREAFANPELYAEHLERAHVTISAFGGAFLMMVFLKYFMDAAKDVHWLRRAERLLARAGKLDSIQGIIVGVLLLALVHYTVAPAEQFSALSAGLVGLLVYLMMDTVSNLFEVDGLTEKSGAAGASAFLYLEILDASFSLDGVIGAFALTKDVVLIAAGLTIGAIFVRSLTIMMVKKGTLEAYRFLEHGAHYGIGALATIMLLSMNRDVHIPELVTGLIGAGFIGLAIWSSLQANKRDRQARLN; from the coding sequence ATGAAGGTATTCAAGGAGTTTTTCGGGTTCGCGTCGCTGGTCACGCTGGTCTGTCTGGCGGTGGCTGCCTGGGACGGTTATACCCGTGGCGGTGGTCTGGACGCCATGTGGCAGGCACTGGCCATCGCCGTACTGTTAGGCGTACTGGAAATTTCACTTTCTTTCGACAACGCTGTAGTTAATGCCACGGTGCTGCGGACCATGTCGCAGAAGTGGCAGCAGCGCTTCCTCACCTGGGGCATCCTGATTGCGGTCTTTGGGATGCGCTTTATCTTTCCTATTCTGATTGTGGCCCTGTCGGCAGGTCTGGGCTTCGGTGAAGTGGTCCGCGAGGCTTTCGCCAATCCGGAGCTGTACGCCGAGCATCTGGAACGCGCCCATGTCACCATCAGTGCGTTCGGCGGCGCCTTCCTGATGATGGTCTTCTTGAAGTACTTCATGGATGCCGCCAAGGACGTGCACTGGCTGCGCCGCGCCGAGCGGTTGCTGGCCCGCGCTGGCAAGCTGGATTCTATTCAGGGCATCATCGTTGGGGTACTGCTGCTGGCACTGGTGCACTACACGGTCGCCCCGGCGGAGCAGTTCTCAGCCCTGAGCGCCGGACTGGTGGGGCTGTTGGTGTATCTGATGATGGACACGGTCAGTAACTTGTTCGAGGTCGATGGTCTGACCGAGAAGAGTGGCGCTGCTGGCGCTTCGGCCTTCCTGTATCTGGAGATTCTGGACGCCTCATTCTCGCTGGACGGTGTCATCGGTGCTTTTGCCCTCACGAAAGATGTGGTGCTGATTGCCGCTGGTCTGACCATCGGAGCCATTTTTGTGCGGTCACTGACCATCATGATGGTCAAAAAGGGCACCCTAGAGGCCTACCGTTTCCTAGAACACGGCGCCCACTACGGCATTGGCGCTCTGGCTACCATCATGCTGCTGAGTATGAACCGCGATGTACACATTCCTGAGCTGGTCACGGGGCTTATCGGGGCCGGCTTCATCGGTCTGGCCATCTGGAGCAGTTTGCAGGCCAACAAACGCGACCGGCAGGCGCGACTGAACTGA